Proteins encoded within one genomic window of Haematobia irritans isolate KBUSLIRL chromosome 5, ASM5000362v1, whole genome shotgun sequence:
- the LOC142240923 gene encoding peptidyl-prolyl cis-trans isomerase-like 3, whose amino-acid sequence MSVTFHTDVGDIKIELFCEDCPKACENFLALCASDYYNGCAFIRNIKGFIVQTGDPTNTGKNGQSIWGHKFEDEFKDHLKHSDRGMLSMANNGPNANASQFFFTYAAQPNLDLKYTLFGRIIDGFDALDELEKLPVNPKTYRPHVEKKINGVTIHANPLAG is encoded by the exons atg TCGGTTACATTTCATACGGATGTTGGAGACATAAAAATAGAACTATTCTGCGAAGATTGTCCCAAggcttgtgaaaattttttagctttatgTGCAAGTGACTATTATAATGGATGTGCATTTATACGAAATATCAAAGGATTCATTGTACAAACGGGAGATCCCACAAATACGGGGAAAAATGGTCAATCTATATGGGGTCATAAATTTGAAGATGAGTTTAAGGATCACTTAAAA cATTCAGATCGTGGCATGTTATCAATGGCAAATAATGGTCCAAATGCGAACGCTAGCcagtttttctttacatatgcAGCTCAACCTAATTTGGATTTGAAATATACCCTCTTTGGACGAATCATTGACGGATTCGATGCTTTGGATGAATTGGAAAAATTACCCGTAAATCCCAAAACATATCGTCCTCACGTAGAGAAGAAAATAAATGGTGTAACGATACATGCTAATCCTCTAGCTGGGTAG